TGCGAGTAGCCATTTGATTCTCGGTCATCTCAAATTGGATGTCCTTATGTTTTTCAGCTTCTGTTTCTTCTCTTACAAAGGATTTGATCACCGTAATTGAATCAATCAGGTTGATTAATTGGTTACTTTTGTTCTCTCTATATTGGCGCATATTTCTTCGAAACCCTGACAATCGCTTTGCTTGCAATTGAGAAACATAGAAATATATTGGAATTATAAACAAACCTACAAGCCCTACATAGAAGTTGGCCAGAAACATACAGACTAGAGCCACGATTGCATTGGCAAATAATGGGAGAATATCTATAAAGAAGTTCTGCACTAATCGTGTAAGGGAACTGATACCAGCGTCAATACGCGTTTGAAGTTTTCCGGATTCATTGACACTGGAGGTGTAGAATGCCATTTTATAGGTCAGAATTCGGTCTACAATAGCTTGGGAAAAATCCCTGGCAATCATAATCCTTAATTTCTCACCGTAGTATTTCTGTCCGAACTGGACAATGGAATATATAATTTCCTTTCCCAACAAGATGGCTGATATAATTCCGAGAAGATATAATCCCGTTCGGAGTGGGTTTTATTGACCAGTAGATCGCTGATGGTATCTACGGTATATTTAAGTATAAAGGCATTTACTTGAGCTGCAAATGACCCTATTACTGTTAAGATTAGCGTATAGAAAATTAAGTTTTTATACGGTTTGGTAAATGGTAGTACTTTTTTAAATAATTGAGAAATGGTCATAAATGTTAAACTCCTTTATGTACAAAAAGTTTAAGCCTAACCCACCTTCACTAATATTTTATTGGATAATTTGCAATAAAATCAAATTTATAATCTTTATGTTGTTTTAGGCTGTCAATCAAATTACTCAACAATTGTTGTCCTTTTTTATTTTGGAACATATCATCATGCATCAAAAGCACGATATTATTTGGTTTCAATGTTGATTTATTACCGAGCATATTATTTATTCTCCGATAAACTTCTTCAACTGACTGAACTGGTTTTCCGCTAAGTCCGTTGATCTTCCATTCTACGTCCCATCCGTAAATCTTATAGCCATTCACTCCCAATAAATCTGCTGTTTGTGCTCCTGAGGTTAAATCTTACTCTGCGAACATCATCAAAAAGCCAAATATTTCTTCCTGGCATTCTCACGATTTTATGTTTTTAGCCCCAATGAGGTTTCACATTTCTCAAAATCAGAAACTGCGATTTCTGGATTGCTATAAAAGGCATGGAATTTATTGGCAGCATGTGTAAAACTATGGTTATAACATTCGACCAATGGATTGTTCATATAACGATCAAAATCACGTTTTAATCTTTTGCTCATTCCAGCATGTTTACCAACCAGAAATGTACTAATCTTGATGTCTTTAGAGGTGATAATAGAATCAATTGCTGAACTTCCGATCAATGGTCCATCATCGAAAGTCAGATAGATATGTTTGTCTTTTTTGTTTAATTCTCTATAAATAGAATCTCTGAATTGTCGTTTTGCTACTTTTGGATCAATTTTATTGATTGAATCAAGTGCTGGGAAAACTATTTTACCTCTGTTCAAAGAGTCTAAAATGTCCATTAATTTCACGGTATCTTGCTTTCCTTTGGTATTTCCTTCAGTAAGAGAATTTTCTAAAGAATCGGTAAGATTACTAGTTGTTGAGCCAACAATAGAATTACATGATAAAACCGTAGTTAGGGCAGAAATCACTGCTAAAACAGCGACAAACGACTTTTTCAACATAGCCAAAAAGGATGTATTAAAATTTTCACAAAAGTACTATAATTTGTCGAATAAAGAAAGGGACTTCTTTTTTGAAGTCCCCTCTAATTTATCCCTATATTATAATGCTAATCTCTGTGATGTCTACCTTTATTCCAGCGTTTTTCCATCTTGCGATGTTGTTTATAATGCTTCTTTTCCATTTTGCGGTAGTGCTTGTCAGCTCTTCGATAATCGCGTCCTCCGTCCCTGATTGCTACTTGAGAATAGTTTCTGGAGTATCCATGATAACGGTCATAATAATGGCGGTGATTTCTCCAAGGTCTAGACTCATTAATCACTACTTTGTAAGTTCTATGAAAGTCACGTCCTCTATATCTTCTTGGTATTGAACTATGCGAAATCCATCTGCGTCCATCGTAATAGGTATAATGCCTGCTAGAAATATCATAATACATATCAAATTCAGGCATGTAATAATATCTGGCGTAGTCATATCCTACTGGACCCCATGAAGGCTGTAAACCGATATTAAAACTTACGTTTACTTGTGCCTCTGCAGGTTTAACAAAGAATAAACCTCCCAAGAATAATGCTGCGTAAAATAACTTTTTCATAAAAAACCTCCTTATATTTTTAGGACCCAAACGTCCGTTTATTTTTATTGTTCTGACATCCATTTTTAAGTTAAGGATTAACGAGAAAATGTTAAAATTTGTAAAATTTCATCTACATCACTCAAAATCAGTATGTTATTTTTCATCTTTTTGTCATTTTTTTAGAAAAGCTACTGAGGTTATCTGCTTAAAAAATACTGTTTATCAGTCTCGGTTTTGTAGTCGTATTTTGTTATCTTTGTCGCAATTTTAACAAAATCGCAACATGGCATTACAATGTGGTATCGTAGGCCTACCAAACGTAGGTAAATCAACCTTATTTAACTGTTTATCAAACGCTAAAGCACAAGCAGCGAACTTTCCATTCTGTACAATTGAACCCAATGTTGGTGTTATTACTGTACCTGATGCTCGCCTTAATAAGTTAGCGGAGCTTGTAAATCCTCAACGTATCGTTCCTAACACCATCGAAATCGTAGATATCGCTGGATTAGTAAAAGGTGCTTCTAAAGGTGAAGGTCTTGGAAATCAGTTTTTGGGTAACATCCGTACTACAAATGCTATCATCCATGTACTAAGATGTTTTGATGACGGCAATGTGATTCACGTTGATGGTTCTGTTGACCCTATCCGTGATAAAGAAATCATTGATACTGAACTTCAACTGAAAGACTTAGACACTGTAGTTAAGCGTATTCAGAAAGTTGAGAAAATGGCCAAAACTGGTGGCGATAAGGATGCAAAGAAAACATTTGATGTGCTTACTGTCGTTAAAAACCACTTGGAATCAGGCAAGTCTGCACGTACAGCACCTATCTCTGAAGAAGATTTTGAATTTATCGATGACCTTACTTTATTAACAGTTAAACCTGTTCTTTACGTTTGTAACGTAGATGAAGGTTCTGTGAATACAGGAAATGCTTATGTAGAAAAGGTTAAGGAAGCGGTAAAGGACGAAAATGCAGAGGTATTGATAATCTCCGCTCAGATCGAATCTGAAATTGCTCAATTAGAAGATTATGAAGAGCGCAAAATGTTCTTGGAAGATTTAGGTCTTGATGAATCTGGTGTTCACAAATTAATCCGCGCAGCTTACTCCTTGTTAGACTTAGCAACTTACTTTACGGCAGGTGTTCAAGAGGTTCGTGCTTGGACAATCGAAAAAGGATTTACGGCACCTCAAGCAGCCGGCGTAATCCATACCGATTTCGAAAAAGGATTTATCCGTGCCGAAGTAATTAAATATAATGACTTCGTTCAGTACGGTTCAGAAGCAGCCGTTAAAGAAGCCGGAAAATTATCCGTAGAAGGAAAAACATATATCGTTGAAGATGGGGACATTATGCACTTCAGGTTCAATGTGTAATTCATAAATAAAGCGGCTTGAAAAGGCCGCTTTTTTTATGGGAGACATAAGACATAAGACACTAGAACTTTCTGAAAGAAATTTAAACAACAAATACTTCCATTGTTCAAACTATACCAATTCTAATGTCTTATGTCTATTGTCTTATGTCTCTCCTAAAGTACCCTCTTCACAATCCTCAACCGATGAGTCGTTTGTTGTAGGTCATGGTTATAGATTCCTTCGTTGTCGATGGAGTCGATTCTGACTTTTTCTACGACGTGTAGGATCTCTTCGTCGGAGATGATAATACCAAGGTGGTCCACTTCTCCTTGTTCGTTTACGAAAAATGCTAAATCGCCACCCCTTATTTCTGAGATAAAGTCTATTGGGTTCCGATTTGGAGGATTGACTCTAGGTCCTTGGGTAATTCAAGGCCAAAATGTCTGTAAAACAAACCGCAGAGGCCTATACTGTCTAATCCATGAATTGTTCTCCCTTTATATAGATATGGAGTATTAAGGTAGGATGCTACAAAGTTTTCCAATTGCTCTCTATCTCTTTCTTCATCATAACCTTCTTGGGTATCACGGAGGTCTGATAAGATTTTATAATTGTCAGAAGCTGTTACTATACTTTTGTTTTCAGGAATTGGGCTTCCATGAAATATTTGCATTGTTTTATTCTCTCCTGCTACTGCATATCCACCGACTTCATCAATGATAAAATCTGTTGGTATAACTTCTTCTACCATTTCATATTGACCTTCCATGATCCAACCTTGGATTTCTGTATCCATGATTTGAATACGTGTCCAAGATTTCTGTTGTTCGATAATTGTAAAAGCCTCACCAAATAAAAGTTCATATACTCTATTTGAGGAAAATTTCGGAGTTTCCAAAACGGAAATCGAACTTAAAACACAAATTCCTAATGCCATAATTATGTTGTTTGTTAAAACAATTAAGCTAATTTAAACGTTTTTTATATATTAGATATACATTATAATCTAAATATCATGACAACTAAAAAGTTCAATCGAATACTATTAGCGATCGATGAAACGCCATGTTCCCGTAGGGCAATCGATTATGCTCGAGAAATTGTAGACGAAATACATCCTGCACTTGCTTTGGTTACCGTAGTGCCTCCAACCTCACCTACTTCATACGGAGTTGATCCATTATTAGGCCAGCAACCTATTATTGTTCCTGAGGTTTCTGAAATACAACAACAAGCATCCCAGGATTTCTTGAACAATCTAGCTACAGAATTCCAAAATGCTTCTGAAACATTCACATTCAACCGTGTTGGTGACGTAAGGGATGAGATTTTACAAGTTGCCAAAGAATGGACTGCAGACCTTATTATCATGGGCAATAATGGCCGTACTGGCTTTGACCATTTTTTATCAGGTTCGGTTTCTGAAGCGCTAATCCGTAAGGCAACTTGCCCTGTCCTTGTAATACCTTTAAATTGTGACTAAGGTTTTTTAAAACGAGCGACAAACATCGAATCTGCTTTCTTGTCATAGCCTATTATGGCTTGTTGATTTTCCAATTCTAATCCGAGGTGGTCTGTTATGTATTGGGTTATTTCTTCATTCTCAGCAGCAAATACTGAACAGGTTATATAAACCAGTGTTTTCCCTGATTTTAAGTAAGGGACAACATTTTTCACAATCTGTTTTTGTAGCGTGGAGAAATTTTCGATTTCACTAGTTTTGAACTTTTGAAGCATCTCTGGAGTTCTTCCCCAAGTTCCTGATCCTGTACACGGAGCATCGACGATAATACCATCAAAGCGCTCTTCTCCCATGATATGATCAACAGGTTTGCTTAAGTCCAATATCTTTTTTCGATAATAAGTCTTAACGTCAGCTTTTTCAAAACGTTCATCAAGGTTCCTAAGGATACTTAGACGGACATCTGAAACCAATAATTTGATATTTGATTCCTTGTCCAACAATAGTAGGGATTTACCTCCCGACGCAGCACAGCAGTCCCACCAAGAGCTTTTTGGGGGTACAGAAACTTCATTCAAGCTTTGTTGTGATGCCCAATCCTGAACTTCGTAATCACCATCCAATGATTTCAATTGTTGCAGATTGGTACCATTTGGCAAGGCAACGGTTTGTGAAGATAGCTCCTCGAATGCGATTTCATTCTTCTCCAATGTTTTCTTGACTTTGCCTTCCATTCCTTTTTGCACTCTGATATAAAGGTTTGGCTGAATAAAGTGAGATATTATAAAACTTCTCTTCTCGATGTTCGGTGAAAGCAATGAAGTAAATGGAAATACATCATCCAAGAATTGGCCGAATTCTGCCTCAATAAAATTGATTTTTTCTTCTATGCCTTTGGTTGATATCTCAATCCAATCTGGCTTATTAACAGCCACTACCGCTGAGTTTTGCTCACAAAGAAACTCAGCTATACAAAGCCTATCTAAAACAGAAAGGTTAGAAAATCCTTTTCCTAACCTAAAATAATTATAGCAGAGCCTAGAGTTCATCCTTCTATCGGATGAACCCATTTGCCTATTATTCTTGTAGAATTGAGTTAAGAACCTAGAGAAAGGTTCTTTGAACTGATATTCCTGTATCGTACGTTCGAAGTTTCGAACTTGTTGATTTACTCTTTTGCTATTTACTTCCAAAGTATGTTATTGAAAAGAACCGTTACGGTAGGTTCTTACTTTTACGGCTTGGTTCACATATCCCCAAGTCGGATTATAATTGAATTGATAATCACTGAAAATTCCAGAATATTTTTCATCAACTACCTTCTCAGCATATTCCGGTCCGTATTTGTTCAGTAGGTTAGCGAAATATTTACCCGCATCGTATCCTTTGTAAGCATAATCAGAAGGGTCTATTTTGAAAGTTGACTTATAGTTTCTCTGGAAATTCTGAACATCAGAACTCCATACTTTTAGATGGCTTTCT
The Sphingobacterium daejeonense genome window above contains:
- a CDS encoding polysaccharide deacetylase family protein; translated protein: MLKKSFVAVLAVISALTTVLSCNSIVGSTTSNLTDSLENSLTEGNTKGKQDTVKLMDILDSLNRGKIVFPALDSINKIDPKVAKRQFRDSIYRELNKKDKHIYLTFDDGPLIGSSAIDSIITSKDIKISTFLVGKHAGMSKRLKRDFDRYMNNPLVECYNHSFTHAANKFHAFYSNPEIAVSDFEKCETSLGLKT
- the ychF gene encoding redox-regulated ATPase YchF; this translates as MALQCGIVGLPNVGKSTLFNCLSNAKAQAANFPFCTIEPNVGVITVPDARLNKLAELVNPQRIVPNTIEIVDIAGLVKGASKGEGLGNQFLGNIRTTNAIIHVLRCFDDGNVIHVDGSVDPIRDKEIIDTELQLKDLDTVVKRIQKVEKMAKTGGDKDAKKTFDVLTVVKNHLESGKSARTAPISEEDFEFIDDLTLLTVKPVLYVCNVDEGSVNTGNAYVEKVKEAVKDENAEVLIISAQIESEIAQLEDYEERKMFLEDLGLDESGVHKLIRAAYSLLDLATYFTAGVQEVRAWTIEKGFTAPQAAGVIHTDFEKGFIRAEVIKYNDFVQYGSEAAVKEAGKLSVEGKTYIVEDGDIMHFRFNV
- a CDS encoding NlpC/P60 family protein, giving the protein MTQGPRVNPPNRNPIDFISEIRGGDLAFFVNEQGEVDHLGIIISDEEILHVVEKVRIDSIDNEGIYNHDLQQTTHRLRIVKRVL
- a CDS encoding SH3 domain-containing protein — protein: MALGICVLSSISVLETPKFSSNRVYELLFGEAFTIIEQQKSWTRIQIMDTEIQGWIMEGQYEMVEEVIPTDFIIDEVGGYAVAGENKTMQIFHGSPIPENKSIVTASDNYKILSDLRDTQEGYDEERDREQLENFVASYLNTPYLYKGRTIHGLDSIGLCGLFYRHFGLELPKDLESILQIGTQ
- a CDS encoding universal stress protein, with product MTTKKFNRILLAIDETPCSRRAIDYAREIVDEIHPALALVTVVPPTSPTSYGVDPLLGQQPIIVPEVSEIQQQASQDFLNNLATEFQNASETFTFNRVGDVRDEILQVAKEWTADLIIMGNNGRTGFDHFLSGSVSEALIRKATCPVLVIPLNCD
- a CDS encoding RsmB/NOP family class I SAM-dependent RNA methyltransferase: MEVNSKRVNQQVRNFERTIQEYQFKEPFSRFLTQFYKNNRQMGSSDRRMNSRLCYNYFRLGKGFSNLSVLDRLCIAEFLCEQNSAVVAVNKPDWIEISTKGIEEKINFIEAEFGQFLDDVFPFTSLLSPNIEKRSFIISHFIQPNLYIRVQKGMEGKVKKTLEKNEIAFEELSSQTVALPNGTNLQQLKSLDGDYEVQDWASQQSLNEVSVPPKSSWWDCCAASGGKSLLLLDKESNIKLLVSDVRLSILRNLDERFEKADVKTYYRKKILDLSKPVDHIMGEERFDGIIVDAPCTGSGTWGRTPEMLQKFKTSEIENFSTLQKQIVKNVVPYLKSGKTLVYITCSVFAAENEEITQYITDHLGLELENQQAIIGYDKKADSMFVARFKKP